A window from Ardenticatena maritima encodes these proteins:
- a CDS encoding lysylphosphatidylglycerol synthase domain-containing protein: MKRQHVLKRFAFPFVSRQSLRRIAQGFVLLASLLYLAHNLQPLLQYGWTFTWRWSFLALAWTFTFAAIWLGAIGWWHMLRALLPAPQISLLQAADIHLKSNLAKYLPGYAWQLVGKAYLARAQAVPPKVLSFAMTLELGAILGSGAVLAAGTSFFYSFPLPTSLLVFIRAVGGIAFILLITLPFLWSIVLHKWEIPNLSMQRYWLAVLAMATGWLCFGIGFWALAATLQPVALNMLPHFIFIVVGAFSVSLAVLFVPGGIGVRESVITFLLSPLLGASAAVMVATLSRILLITGECVAVASLLPWRSSKST, encoded by the coding sequence ATGAAACGCCAACACGTTTTGAAGCGTTTTGCTTTCCCTTTTGTATCCCGCCAATCTCTGCGACGTATTGCGCAAGGATTTGTTCTCCTTGCCAGTCTGCTCTACCTCGCACATAACCTCCAGCCCTTACTGCAATATGGCTGGACATTTACGTGGCGCTGGTCGTTTTTGGCACTAGCATGGACATTCACATTTGCCGCAATCTGGCTAGGAGCCATTGGCTGGTGGCACATGTTACGTGCGCTCCTTCCTGCGCCACAAATTTCATTACTTCAAGCTGCGGACATCCACTTGAAATCTAACCTGGCCAAATACCTGCCAGGTTATGCCTGGCAACTGGTTGGCAAAGCGTATTTAGCGCGGGCGCAGGCTGTTCCGCCCAAAGTGTTGAGTTTTGCCATGACTCTGGAATTGGGCGCCATCCTAGGTTCAGGGGCTGTTTTGGCTGCCGGCACGAGTTTCTTCTATTCATTTCCATTGCCCACATCACTTCTTGTCTTCATTCGTGCGGTAGGAGGTATTGCCTTCATCCTCCTCATCACATTGCCTTTCTTGTGGTCGATTGTCTTACATAAATGGGAGATTCCCAACCTCTCCATGCAACGCTACTGGCTTGCCGTGCTTGCCATGGCGACAGGATGGCTTTGCTTTGGCATAGGTTTTTGGGCACTGGCAGCAACATTACAACCTGTTGCCTTGAATATGCTGCCTCATTTCATTTTCATAGTCGTTGGCGCGTTCTCAGTCAGCCTGGCTGTTTTATTCGTTCCAGGTGGTATTGGCGTGCGCGAAAGTGTCATCACCTTTTTACTCTCACCACTTTTAGGGGCTTCGGCTGCTGTCATGGTCGCAACACTTTCGCGCATTCTCCTCATAACTGGCGAATGCGTGGCTGTAGCCTCACTTCTTCCTTGGCGCTCGTCCAAAAGCACCTAA
- a CDS encoding peptidase associated/transthyretin-like domain-containing protein → MQRQYKLSSIICILFLLIACQAKTTSVPTKTTSSEPQNTFVVPTPTQKTGVVTGQLLTPGPGGQPYIATLYLATFVYPQGNAEAPPLISFSEETSLQGVQDPTTGRFYFADVPPGKYAIIIWTPVVSMPLRDAESNTEITFEVKAGEVTDLGVIAIP, encoded by the coding sequence ATGCAACGACAATACAAACTTTCTAGCATTATTTGCATACTTTTTTTACTGATAGCATGTCAGGCAAAGACAACATCTGTCCCGACAAAAACAACCAGTAGTGAGCCACAAAATACGTTTGTTGTTCCCACACCCACACAAAAAACCGGCGTCGTTACGGGTCAATTACTGACACCTGGTCCTGGGGGACAACCCTACATCGCGACGCTCTATCTCGCAACATTTGTGTATCCGCAGGGGAACGCAGAAGCCCCGCCACTCATCTCATTTTCAGAAGAAACCTCCTTGCAAGGCGTACAGGATCCCACAACCGGCCGTTTCTATTTTGCTGATGTCCCCCCAGGAAAATACGCTATCATTATCTGGACGCCGGTTGTCAGTATGCCACTTCGCGATGCCGAATCGAACACAGAAATTACGTTTGAAGTCAAAGCCGGGGAAGTAACAGACTTGGGAGTCATTGCAATTCCATGA
- a CDS encoding ATP-binding cassette domain-containing protein — protein MREPILRVHALTKTFGSLAALRRVSFDVYPGEVVGIAGRSGAGKSVLADILAGVSAPTSGTLLFDGRPLTFPFQAPALGIEVLFEEPFVVDSLDVLSNIFLGREAGRRARLWLFRLPNRWEMHARAREVLARLGVVFPSLDEPVVNLSSEQRQLLVIARALLEPARLVYIDEATRVLSYTYQQRLLQLVQEWQRQGAAVLFASKNLEHLFAVTDRIITLREGEVVAEHRTDETTREEIVAEMVGAPRKDELTPAIWALDSYYQARAQAEQLRHKQMLLEQNLAAQGTLNQQLVEQLARQIEALDEANAALQAAQRRLLTEREEERKRLARELHDQIIQDLLSLNYQLEELDEHVDNPAYVIAELEDIRQGIRFMVEELRRICSNLRPPTIDSLGLRAALHSYAREWSQRTGILVKLAISEDVARLPEHIELSIFRIVQESLSNVRKHADATEVHITLVHNSPRTILLTIADNGQGLPEDFDLSALARDGHFGLLGMSERVALLGGRLKLTNVPEGGLRIEVELPHPRVAPRRRSLIAEEEG, from the coding sequence ATGCGTGAACCAATTTTGCGCGTGCATGCGCTCACCAAAACCTTCGGTTCGCTGGCGGCGTTGCGACGGGTCTCGTTTGATGTGTATCCTGGCGAAGTTGTTGGGATAGCGGGGCGGAGCGGCGCAGGGAAAAGCGTGCTTGCTGATATTCTGGCGGGGGTGAGTGCGCCAACAAGTGGCACTCTTCTCTTCGATGGACGCCCTCTGACGTTCCCTTTTCAGGCGCCGGCGCTGGGTATCGAGGTGTTGTTTGAAGAGCCGTTTGTTGTGGATTCACTGGATGTCCTCAGTAATATCTTCTTGGGGCGCGAAGCAGGACGGCGGGCGCGGCTTTGGCTCTTTCGCTTGCCGAACCGGTGGGAAATGCATGCCCGTGCGCGTGAGGTTTTGGCGCGTTTGGGGGTGGTTTTCCCCTCGCTCGATGAGCCTGTGGTGAATTTATCGAGCGAGCAGCGGCAATTGTTGGTCATTGCGCGTGCTTTGTTGGAGCCGGCACGGTTGGTGTACATTGATGAAGCGACGCGTGTGTTGAGTTATACGTATCAGCAACGCTTGCTTCAACTGGTGCAGGAATGGCAACGCCAGGGGGCGGCGGTGTTATTTGCCAGTAAGAACCTGGAACACCTGTTTGCCGTCACTGACCGCATTATTACTTTGCGAGAGGGCGAAGTCGTTGCCGAGCACCGCACAGATGAGACGACACGTGAAGAAATTGTGGCTGAAATGGTTGGGGCGCCGCGTAAAGACGAGTTGACGCCCGCTATTTGGGCGTTGGACAGTTATTATCAGGCGCGCGCGCAGGCTGAACAGTTGCGCCACAAACAGATGTTACTTGAACAAAATCTGGCGGCGCAAGGCACCCTCAACCAGCAATTGGTGGAGCAATTGGCGCGCCAAATTGAAGCGCTGGATGAGGCCAACGCGGCTTTACAAGCGGCGCAGCGGCGTTTGCTCACCGAGCGCGAAGAGGAGCGCAAGCGGCTGGCGCGCGAATTACATGATCAAATCATTCAAGACCTGCTGAGTTTGAACTACCAGTTGGAAGAACTCGATGAGCATGTGGACAATCCAGCCTACGTGATTGCCGAATTGGAGGACATTCGTCAGGGTATTCGTTTCATGGTAGAGGAGTTGCGGCGCATTTGCAGCAATTTGCGCCCGCCAACGATTGACAGTTTGGGATTACGAGCGGCATTGCACTCCTATGCGCGTGAATGGAGCCAACGAACGGGGATTCTGGTCAAACTGGCAATCAGTGAAGATGTGGCGCGCTTGCCTGAGCATATTGAGCTTTCGATTTTCCGCATCGTGCAGGAAAGTTTGAGCAACGTCCGCAAGCATGCTGATGCAACAGAAGTGCACATTACGTTGGTCCACAACTCGCCGCGCACAATTTTGTTGACGATTGCTGACAATGGACAAGGCTTGCCTGAGGATTTTGACTTATCGGCATTAGCGCGTGATGGGCATTTTGGGTTATTGGGGATGAGTGAGCGGGTGGCGCTTTTAGGTGGGCGCTTAAAGTTGACGAATGTCCCTGAGGGGGGATTACGCATTGAAGTAGAGCTCCCGCATCCGCGTGTTGCGCCGCGCAGGCGCTCGCTGATAGCGGAGGAAGAGGGGTAG
- a CDS encoding class I SAM-dependent methyltransferase, which yields MKTQQRAHTKEEIIATYNAMYTQPGKLRDAAALYRWVLDLLSPQKGAQLLDVACGEGVLVRLAEARGVHAIGIDVAWRAAIIAQQSTCGRIIVGEGEALPFPDATFDFVTNLGSLEHFIDPEQGVQEMRRVLKPGGVAAVLLPNSYYLADIIWHVWRTGYGPNHKQPLERFATFGEWRDMLEAGGFHVEKGLKYNFLFPRSREDWQWYFQHPRKFLYLAVAPLMPFHLSYSFLYICRAL from the coding sequence ATGAAAACGCAACAACGCGCACACACAAAAGAAGAAATCATTGCAACATACAATGCGATGTACACTCAACCAGGCAAATTACGCGACGCCGCAGCCTTGTATCGCTGGGTGCTTGACCTGCTATCACCTCAAAAAGGTGCACAACTCCTGGATGTCGCATGTGGTGAAGGGGTCCTTGTGCGCCTCGCAGAAGCTCGCGGGGTTCATGCAATCGGTATAGATGTTGCATGGCGCGCGGCCATCATTGCGCAACAAAGTACGTGCGGGCGCATTATAGTTGGCGAAGGAGAAGCACTACCCTTCCCAGACGCAACATTTGATTTTGTCACCAACTTAGGCAGTCTCGAACACTTCATTGATCCCGAACAAGGTGTACAAGAGATGCGGCGCGTGCTCAAACCTGGTGGAGTGGCTGCCGTTCTTCTTCCAAATAGTTATTACCTCGCCGACATTATCTGGCATGTGTGGCGTACTGGATATGGCCCCAATCATAAACAGCCACTCGAACGCTTTGCAACCTTCGGTGAGTGGCGCGATATGCTCGAAGCAGGTGGATTCCATGTTGAAAAAGGTCTGAAATACAATTTTTTGTTTCCACGTTCACGTGAAGATTGGCAATGGTATTTTCAACATCCACGCAAGTTTCTTTATCTGGCCGTAGCGCCTTTGATGCCGTTTCATCTTTCATACAGTTTTCTTTACATTTGCCGCGCCCTATGA
- a CDS encoding class I SAM-dependent methyltransferase, translating into MSWLKKIYLDPASQHEESWKTALAQLAQRPGILLDLGGGTPFQGYIRAEMIGPQTDYFSLDIRESAAPHIVGDVMCLPFRDESVDNILCNAVLEHIPNPQQAIDEMYRVLKPGGSAYVGVPFIYPYHDDIDYFRFSDTALQHMFSHFRDVRIEPMGDYVFTTTLFLTGFTFPIAMHLGWLTNPLRWILKTSQRITGTFQRRYQRGLTRSPVGWYVYATK; encoded by the coding sequence ATGAGTTGGTTGAAAAAGATATATCTGGATCCCGCAAGCCAACATGAAGAATCCTGGAAAACTGCTTTGGCACAACTGGCACAACGCCCAGGCATTCTTCTAGATTTAGGCGGGGGCACTCCTTTTCAAGGGTACATTCGCGCTGAGATGATTGGCCCCCAAACAGACTATTTTTCTCTCGATATTCGCGAATCGGCCGCGCCACACATTGTAGGCGATGTAATGTGTTTGCCCTTTCGAGATGAAAGTGTGGATAACATTCTTTGTAATGCTGTTTTGGAGCATATTCCCAATCCCCAACAGGCAATTGATGAAATGTACCGTGTGCTGAAACCTGGTGGCTCTGCTTACGTTGGTGTACCCTTCATTTACCCATATCATGACGATATTGATTATTTTCGCTTTTCCGATACAGCTTTGCAGCATATGTTTTCACATTTTCGGGATGTTCGTATTGAACCAATGGGCGATTATGTTTTCACGACCACACTTTTTTTGACCGGATTTACATTCCCCATCGCCATGCACCTTGGATGGCTCACAAACCCGCTCCGTTGGATATTGAAAACAAGCCAGCGCATCACTGGCACCTTCCAACGGCGCTATCAACGTGGCTTAACACGCAGTCCTGTGGGCTGGTACGTGTACGCCACAAAATAA